A portion of the Citrobacter rodentium NBRC 105723 = DSM 16636 genome contains these proteins:
- the pcaF gene encoding 3-oxoadipyl-CoA thiolase — protein MNQAFICDAVRTPFGRFGGMLAGVRADDLAAIPLKALLERHPGLDPAAIDDVIYGCANQAGEDNRNVARMALLLAGLPQSVPGSTVNRLCGSSLDAIGIAARAIKSGETQLMIAGGVESMSRAPFVMGKAESAYSRSMKMEDTTIGWRFINAQMKARYGVDSMPETAENVANEFAISRADQDAFALRSQQRTAAAQEQGLFSQELISVTVSQRKGEPRVLLTDEHPRATSAEALAALKGVVRPDGTVTAGNASGVNDGACALLIASEGAMAQQDLQPLARIVGVATAGVAPRIMGFGPAPAVRKVLAQTGLSLAQMDVIELNEAFAAQALAVMRDLGLPDDAAQVNPNGGAIALGHPLGASGGRLAMAAAYQLQRTGGRYGLCTMCIGVGQGIALIIERV, from the coding sequence ATGAATCAGGCATTTATCTGTGATGCAGTGCGCACTCCGTTTGGTCGTTTTGGCGGCATGCTGGCAGGCGTCAGGGCTGACGATCTGGCCGCCATTCCCTTAAAAGCCCTGCTTGAGCGCCATCCCGGATTAGACCCGGCGGCAATAGACGATGTGATCTACGGCTGCGCCAATCAGGCGGGAGAAGATAACCGCAACGTTGCGCGCATGGCGCTGCTGCTGGCGGGTTTGCCGCAAAGCGTGCCGGGCAGTACGGTAAACCGCCTTTGCGGTTCCAGTCTGGATGCGATAGGTATCGCCGCGCGGGCGATCAAAAGCGGTGAAACGCAGCTGATGATTGCAGGCGGCGTGGAGAGCATGTCGCGCGCGCCGTTTGTGATGGGCAAGGCGGAAAGTGCATACAGCCGCAGCATGAAAATGGAAGATACCACCATTGGCTGGCGCTTTATTAATGCGCAGATGAAAGCGCGTTACGGCGTTGACTCGATGCCGGAAACGGCGGAAAACGTCGCTAATGAATTTGCCATCAGCCGCGCCGATCAGGATGCTTTCGCGTTACGCAGCCAACAGCGCACAGCTGCCGCTCAGGAGCAGGGGCTGTTTAGTCAGGAATTGATTTCGGTGACGGTGTCACAACGGAAGGGCGAGCCGCGGGTGCTGTTAACAGACGAACACCCACGGGCGACTTCAGCCGAAGCTTTGGCGGCGCTGAAGGGCGTGGTACGTCCGGACGGTACGGTGACGGCGGGGAATGCTTCAGGGGTCAATGATGGCGCCTGCGCGCTGCTGATTGCCAGCGAAGGGGCGATGGCGCAGCAAGATTTACAGCCGCTGGCGCGGATTGTCGGCGTGGCGACGGCAGGCGTAGCGCCGCGTATTATGGGCTTTGGTCCGGCGCCGGCGGTGCGTAAGGTGCTGGCGCAGACGGGGCTGTCCCTTGCGCAGATGGATGTGATTGAGCTTAATGAGGCGTTTGCCGCCCAGGCGCTGGCGGTGATGCGCGATTTAGGGTTACCCGACGATGCGGCGCAGGTGAATCCAAACGGCGGGGCGATTGCGCTGGGGCATCCGCTGGGCGCTTCCGGCGGACGTCTGGCAATGGCGGCGGCGTATCAGCTTCAGCGTACCGGCGGGCGCTATGGACTCTGTACCATGTGTATCGGCGTCGGCCAGGGGATCGCGCTGATTATAGAACGAGTGTAA
- the zntB gene encoding zinc transporter ZntB, translating into MEAIKGSEVSVPDAVFAWLLDGKGGVRPLEDDDVIDKAHPCWLHLNYTHPDSAQWLATTPLLPNNVRDALAGESLRPRVSRMGEGTLITLRCINGSTDERPDQLVAMRLYMDERLIVSTRQRKVLALDDVVSDLQEGTGPADCGGWLVDVCDALTDHASEFIEQLHDKIIDLEDNLLDQQIPPRGFLALLRKQLIVMRRYMAPQRDVYARLSSERLSWMSDDQRRRMQDIADRLGRGLDEIDACIARTGVMADEIAQVMQESLARRTYTMSLMAMVFLPSTFLTGLFGVNLGGIPGGEWRFGFSLFCILLVVLIGGVTLWLHRSKWL; encoded by the coding sequence ATGGAAGCCATAAAAGGGTCGGAAGTCAGTGTGCCGGATGCGGTGTTCGCCTGGTTGCTGGATGGCAAAGGCGGCGTCAGGCCGCTCGAAGATGACGATGTAATCGACAAAGCGCATCCGTGCTGGCTGCATTTGAATTATACCCACCCGGACAGCGCGCAATGGCTGGCGACGACGCCGCTGCTGCCGAATAACGTGCGGGACGCGCTGGCGGGCGAAAGCCTTCGTCCGCGCGTCAGTCGGATGGGGGAAGGGACGTTGATCACCCTGCGCTGCATCAATGGCAGTACCGATGAGCGTCCCGATCAGCTGGTGGCGATGCGCTTGTATATGGATGAACGGCTGATTGTTTCCACCCGTCAGCGTAAAGTGCTGGCGCTTGACGATGTGGTCAGCGATCTGCAGGAGGGAACCGGCCCCGCCGACTGCGGCGGCTGGCTGGTAGATGTCTGCGATGCGCTGACCGATCACGCCAGTGAATTTATCGAACAGCTCCATGATAAAATCATCGATCTCGAAGATAATCTGCTCGATCAGCAAATTCCGCCGCGCGGATTTCTGGCGCTGCTGCGTAAGCAGTTGATTGTGATGCGACGTTATATGGCGCCTCAGCGGGATGTCTACGCGCGATTGTCCAGCGAGCGTCTCTCCTGGATGAGCGACGACCAGCGGCGCAGAATGCAGGATATTGCCGACCGGCTGGGGAGAGGGCTGGACGAAATCGACGCCTGCATCGCGCGTACCGGCGTAATGGCTGATGAAATTGCGCAGGTCATGCAGGAATCGCTTGCCCGGCGTACCTATACCATGTCTTTGATGGCGATGGTGTTTCTGCCCAGCACCTTCCTCACCGGGCTGTTTGGCGTCAATCTTGGCGGCATACCGGGCGGAGAATGGCGTTTTGGCTTTTCGCTATTCTGTATTCTGTTAGTGGTTCTGATTGGTGGTGTTACTTTATGGTTGCATCGTAGTAAATGGTTGTAA
- a CDS encoding 3-oxoacid CoA-transferase subunit B: MKKLTRDEMARRVAQDIPEGAYVNLGIGLPTRIANYLPAEKEIFLHSENGLLGMGLKPAEGAEDPELINAGKEYVTLLKGGCYFHHGDSFAMMRGGHLDICVLGAYQVSATGDLANWSTGAPDAIPAVGGAMDLAIGARQVFVMMDYLTRDGECKLVGQCSYPLTGIGCVSRIYTDLAVIDITEKGPVVREIFNGISFEELQRLTPVTLRFEQLAQSA; encoded by the coding sequence ATGAAGAAACTGACCCGAGATGAAATGGCCAGACGCGTCGCGCAGGATATTCCCGAAGGCGCGTACGTGAACCTCGGTATCGGCTTACCGACCCGTATCGCCAACTACCTGCCGGCGGAAAAAGAGATCTTCCTGCACAGCGAAAACGGTCTGCTGGGCATGGGGCTGAAACCGGCGGAGGGAGCTGAAGATCCGGAGCTTATTAACGCCGGGAAAGAGTATGTGACCCTGCTAAAAGGCGGTTGCTATTTTCACCACGGCGACTCGTTCGCCATGATGCGCGGCGGCCACCTGGATATCTGCGTGCTGGGGGCGTATCAGGTTTCAGCCACCGGCGATCTGGCGAACTGGAGCACCGGCGCGCCGGACGCGATACCCGCCGTCGGCGGCGCAATGGACCTGGCGATAGGCGCGCGCCAGGTGTTTGTCATGATGGATTACCTGACCCGCGACGGTGAATGCAAGCTGGTCGGGCAGTGCAGCTATCCGTTAACCGGCATTGGCTGCGTGAGCCGTATCTATACCGATCTGGCCGTTATTGATATCACCGAAAAAGGGCCGGTGGTGCGGGAGATCTTCAACGGCATCTCTTTTGAGGAGCTGCAACGGCTGACGCCGGTCACGCTGCGGTTTGAACAACTGGCGCAAAGCGCGTAA
- the pcaC gene encoding 4-carboxymuconolactone decarboxylase — translation MQDEQRYEQGMMVRRSVLGDAHVDRTVQNLTPLNTDFQDFITRYAWGDIWSRPGLGRHTRSMITIAMLIALNREAELKMHLNAAFNNGVTREELKELIMHSALYCGLPAANATLHLAQQVFDERDAEGR, via the coding sequence ATGCAGGATGAACAACGTTATGAGCAGGGAATGATGGTACGGCGCAGCGTGCTGGGCGATGCGCATGTCGATCGCACGGTACAGAATCTGACGCCGCTCAATACCGATTTTCAGGATTTCATTACCCGCTATGCCTGGGGCGATATCTGGAGCCGTCCCGGTCTGGGCAGGCATACGCGCAGTATGATCACCATCGCGATGCTGATTGCCCTGAACCGGGAAGCGGAGCTGAAAATGCATCTCAATGCGGCGTTCAACAACGGCGTAACGCGCGAGGAGCTGAAGGAACTGATTATGCACTCCGCGCTGTACTGCGGTTTGCCCGCAGCGAATGCGACGCTGCATCTGGCGCAACAGGTCTTTGACGAGCGCGACGCTGAAGGCAGGTAG
- a CDS encoding 3-carboxy-cis,cis-muconate cycloisomerase, producing the protein MSLLTPLMRGTALTAEFSDYQRLQGMLDFEAALARAQAACGVIPASAVAPISRACRAGRFDMVALAESAQAAGNLAIPMVRQLTALVRAEDPAAAGYVHWGATSQDAIDTGLVLQLRAALSDTQTQLRLVIDSFARQALRYQHTVMPGRTWMQQALPVTWGLKLAGTLDALLRWESRLEQLLPRSLVLQFGGAAGTLASLKQDALPVAERLAQELDLTLPDTPWHTQRDRLLEVGAWYAGVGATLGKFAQDFALLMQTEVAEVSEPVAAGRGGSSTMPHKRNPVSCAAILTAMQRTPGLMATLYNCQLQQHERALGGWQAEWEVLPEIMMLVGHVMQETQRLVQDMQVFAQKMRENLAITNGLLMAESVTLALATFTGKQQAHHLIENLCHQAATSQRSLLSLLLQEPQVTAHFDESQLTSLLDPAGAIGSAEHFIQRVLTRYKARQYATELSD; encoded by the coding sequence ATGAGTTTGCTAACCCCGTTGATGCGCGGAACGGCGTTGACGGCAGAATTTTCAGACTACCAGCGGCTGCAGGGAATGCTTGATTTTGAGGCCGCACTGGCCCGTGCGCAGGCTGCCTGCGGCGTAATTCCCGCTTCCGCCGTTGCGCCAATTTCCCGCGCCTGTCGCGCCGGGCGTTTTGATATGGTCGCGTTAGCGGAGTCGGCGCAGGCGGCGGGCAATCTGGCGATCCCTATGGTCAGGCAGTTAACCGCGTTGGTCAGGGCGGAAGATCCCGCTGCCGCGGGTTACGTACACTGGGGAGCGACCAGTCAGGATGCCATTGATACCGGGCTGGTGCTGCAACTGCGCGCCGCGCTCAGCGACACGCAGACGCAGTTAAGGCTGGTGATTGACAGTTTTGCCCGTCAGGCATTGCGCTATCAGCATACGGTAATGCCGGGGCGCACATGGATGCAGCAGGCGCTGCCGGTCACCTGGGGACTAAAGCTGGCCGGTACGCTTGATGCCCTGCTGCGCTGGGAATCGCGGTTAGAGCAATTGCTGCCGCGGTCGCTGGTGCTGCAGTTTGGCGGCGCGGCGGGTACGCTGGCCTCGCTGAAACAGGATGCCCTGCCGGTCGCGGAGCGGCTGGCGCAGGAGCTGGATCTGACGCTACCGGATACGCCCTGGCATACCCAGCGCGATCGGCTGCTGGAGGTCGGCGCCTGGTATGCCGGTGTCGGCGCGACGTTGGGCAAATTCGCTCAGGACTTCGCGTTGCTGATGCAAACCGAGGTGGCGGAGGTCAGCGAGCCCGTTGCGGCGGGCCGGGGCGGATCGTCGACGATGCCGCACAAACGTAATCCGGTCAGTTGCGCCGCGATCCTCACCGCCATGCAGCGGACGCCGGGACTGATGGCGACGCTGTATAACTGCCAGTTACAGCAGCACGAGCGCGCGCTGGGCGGCTGGCAGGCGGAATGGGAGGTTCTGCCGGAAATTATGATGCTGGTTGGTCATGTGATGCAGGAGACGCAGCGGCTGGTGCAGGATATGCAGGTTTTTGCGCAAAAGATGCGCGAAAATCTGGCGATCACCAATGGTCTGCTGATGGCGGAATCCGTCACCCTGGCGCTGGCGACGTTTACCGGCAAACAGCAGGCGCATCATCTGATCGAAAACCTCTGTCATCAGGCGGCGACAAGCCAGCGCTCACTCTTATCGCTCCTGTTGCAGGAGCCGCAGGTAACGGCGCATTTTGATGAATCACAACTGACTTCGCTGCTCGATCCGGCCGGGGCGATCGGCAGTGCGGAACACTTTATTCAGCGTGTGCTGACACGCTATAAGGCGCGACAATATGCAACTGAATTATCAGATTGA
- the pcaD gene encoding 3-oxoadipate enol-lactonase, with translation MQLNYQIEGPDNAQVVVLSGSLGTTLAMWEPQMASLTARYRVLRYDTHGHGVTRKSGQVDLAQLGRDVIALLDHLDIAAAHFCGISMGGLTGLWLACHHPQRMLSVAVINSAARIGDEAGWRARAQTVRAEGMRAIAASAPERWFSPAFRRSSPETVAALCQQLAETSAEGYAACCDALATADLRAEIASIRLPVLLIAGKEDPVTTVADAQFMHQRIAGSSMLTVNASHLSTIEAPEAVNAALLSFLGEQHAG, from the coding sequence ATGCAACTGAATTATCAGATTGAAGGGCCGGACAATGCGCAGGTTGTGGTGTTGTCCGGTTCGTTAGGGACGACGCTGGCGATGTGGGAGCCGCAGATGGCTTCCCTGACGGCCCGCTACCGCGTGCTTCGCTATGACACTCACGGGCATGGCGTCACGCGTAAAAGCGGCCAGGTCGATCTCGCGCAGCTGGGACGGGATGTGATTGCGCTGCTGGACCATCTTGATATTGCGGCGGCGCATTTTTGCGGGATCTCAATGGGCGGGCTTACTGGCCTGTGGCTGGCCTGTCATCATCCTCAGCGTATGCTGAGCGTGGCGGTGATAAACAGCGCCGCGCGTATTGGCGATGAAGCTGGCTGGCGCGCCCGCGCGCAAACTGTGCGCGCAGAAGGGATGCGCGCCATTGCCGCCAGCGCGCCTGAACGCTGGTTTAGCCCGGCATTTCGTCGATCTTCGCCGGAGACGGTGGCCGCGCTGTGTCAGCAACTGGCTGAAACGTCCGCGGAAGGCTATGCCGCCTGCTGTGATGCGTTAGCAACCGCCGATCTGCGCGCTGAGATCGCCAGCATCCGGCTGCCGGTATTGCTGATTGCCGGCAAAGAGGATCCGGTCACCACCGTTGCCGATGCGCAGTTTATGCATCAGCGCATTGCCGGGTCGTCAATGCTTACCGTAAACGCATCGCATTTATCCACTATTGAAGCGCCGGAGGCGGTAAACGCGGCGTTATTATCATTTCTGGGAGAACAGCATGCAGGATGA
- a CDS encoding GGDEF domain-containing protein translates to MIAHNLNALDLLSVPVWIVSPQSGEMIFANAVARELMQENTFSQLREGIFSTHAQRQLPDYIEDLRSRQDIVEILTVTRLNAHSALTCRLSLQQLPEAGDVILFEGFDTPAAQRLKASRSAAYQRKKQGFYARFFLTNSAPMLLIDPARDGLIVDANLAALSFYGYSLEAMCQKHTWQINMLGRQILPVMHEIARLPGGHKPLYFVHRMADGSARHVQTYTGPIEIYGDRLMLCIIHDITEQKRLEQALAQAAARDALTGLLNRRQFYQLIETHDYSLLLIDTDRFRSINDMYGHLTGDEVLCALARNLETHARQGDHVFRWGGEEFILLLPHTSLEAALQLAEAIRVSVSRLTLPGLPRFTVSIGVARHEPEESVDELFRRVEAALCRAKQEGRNRVLAA, encoded by the coding sequence ATGATTGCACACAACCTTAACGCTCTGGACTTGCTGTCTGTTCCTGTCTGGATCGTTTCTCCGCAAAGCGGGGAAATGATTTTTGCCAACGCCGTTGCCAGAGAGCTAATGCAGGAAAATACCTTCAGTCAGTTACGCGAAGGGATCTTCTCTACCCATGCGCAACGGCAGTTACCTGATTACATTGAGGATTTACGCAGTCGTCAGGATATTGTGGAGATACTGACGGTGACGCGCCTCAACGCCCACAGCGCGCTTACCTGCCGACTGTCGCTGCAACAGTTGCCCGAAGCGGGGGACGTGATACTTTTCGAAGGATTTGACACACCGGCGGCGCAGAGGCTGAAAGCAAGCCGTTCTGCCGCCTATCAGCGAAAAAAGCAGGGTTTCTATGCACGCTTTTTCCTCACCAACTCTGCGCCGATGCTGCTGATCGACCCCGCGCGCGATGGACTGATTGTGGATGCGAATCTGGCGGCGCTCAGCTTCTATGGCTATAGCCTGGAGGCGATGTGTCAGAAACATACGTGGCAAATAAATATGCTGGGCCGGCAGATATTACCCGTTATGCATGAAATTGCCCGGCTGCCGGGCGGCCATAAGCCCTTATATTTTGTCCACCGAATGGCCGACGGCTCTGCCCGTCACGTACAGACCTATACGGGCCCCATCGAAATCTACGGCGATCGGCTCATGTTGTGCATCATTCATGACATCACCGAGCAAAAACGTCTGGAACAGGCGCTTGCGCAGGCGGCTGCGCGCGATGCGCTCACCGGCCTGCTCAACCGACGACAGTTTTATCAGCTGATCGAGACGCATGATTATAGCCTGCTGCTGATCGATACCGACCGCTTCAGGAGCATTAACGATATGTACGGTCATTTAACCGGCGATGAAGTGCTCTGCGCGCTGGCGCGCAATCTTGAAACGCACGCGCGACAAGGCGACCATGTTTTTCGCTGGGGCGGCGAGGAGTTTATTCTGCTTTTGCCGCACACCTCGCTGGAGGCAGCGCTTCAGCTTGCGGAAGCCATTCGCGTATCGGTGTCCAGACTCACTCTCCCCGGCCTGCCGCGTTTTACGGTAAGCATTGGCGTCGCCCGACATGAGCCTGAAGAAAGCGTCGATGAACTGTTCAGACGCGTGGAGGCCGCGTTGTGTCGGGCCAAACAGGAAGGCCGCAACCGGGTTCTGGCGGCCTGA
- the dbpA gene encoding ATP-dependent RNA helicase DbpA — translation MTAFSILNVLPAAQLANLRELGYLSMTPVQAAALPAILAGQDVRVQAKTGSGKTAAFGLGLLQHIDAALFKTQSLVLCPTRELADQVAGELRRLARSMPNTKILTLCGGQPFGAQRDSLQHAPHIIVATPGRLLDHLQKGTVSLEGLTTLVMDEADRMLDMGFSDAIDEVIRFAPASRQTLLFSATWPEAIAAISARVQRDPVTIEIDAVDALPAIEQQFFETSTQGKIPRLQTLLSLHQPASCVVFCNTKKDCQAVCDALNASGQSALALHGDLEQRERDMTLVRFANGSARVLVATDVAARGLDIKALELVVNFELAWDPEVHVHRIGRTARAGNRGLAISFCAPAEAQRANILAEMLQLTLNWCDAPTNMAIKPLEAEMMTLCIDGGKKAKMRPGDVLGALTGDMGLDGADIGKITVHPAHVYVAVRQSVAHHAWKQLQNGKIKGKACRVRLLK, via the coding sequence GTGACCGCTTTTTCTATCCTGAACGTTCTGCCCGCCGCCCAGCTCGCTAATCTTCGTGAGCTGGGATATTTATCAATGACGCCCGTGCAGGCCGCTGCGCTCCCGGCGATTCTGGCGGGGCAGGATGTCAGGGTCCAGGCAAAAACCGGCAGCGGTAAGACCGCCGCTTTTGGGCTTGGGCTGTTACAGCACATTGATGCCGCATTGTTTAAAACCCAGTCGCTGGTGCTTTGCCCGACGCGCGAACTGGCCGATCAGGTGGCCGGTGAGCTGCGTCGTCTGGCGCGTTCAATGCCGAACACAAAGATCCTGACGTTGTGCGGCGGGCAGCCTTTCGGCGCTCAACGTGACTCCCTGCAACATGCGCCGCATATTATTGTAGCGACGCCGGGACGCTTACTCGATCACCTGCAAAAAGGCACCGTCTCCCTGGAAGGGCTTACGACGCTGGTAATGGACGAAGCGGACCGGATGCTGGATATGGGATTCAGCGATGCTATTGATGAGGTGATACGCTTTGCGCCAGCCTCACGCCAGACGCTGCTGTTTTCTGCGACCTGGCCGGAGGCGATTGCGGCGATAAGCGCCCGCGTTCAGCGCGACCCCGTTACCATAGAAATTGACGCCGTGGATGCGCTGCCGGCAATTGAACAACAATTCTTTGAAACATCCACGCAGGGCAAGATCCCACGGCTGCAAACGTTGCTCAGCCTGCATCAGCCTGCATCCTGCGTGGTGTTCTGTAACACCAAAAAAGATTGCCAGGCGGTATGTGACGCACTGAATGCGTCAGGACAAAGCGCGCTGGCGCTGCACGGCGATCTGGAACAACGCGAGCGTGATATGACGCTGGTGCGTTTTGCTAACGGCAGTGCGCGCGTGCTGGTGGCGACCGACGTCGCCGCGCGCGGCCTTGATATCAAAGCGCTGGAGCTGGTGGTGAATTTCGAGCTGGCGTGGGATCCGGAAGTACACGTTCACCGGATCGGACGTACGGCGCGCGCCGGTAATCGCGGTCTGGCAATCAGCTTCTGCGCGCCAGCGGAAGCGCAGCGGGCGAATATTCTGGCCGAAATGCTGCAACTGACGCTGAACTGGTGTGACGCACCGACAAATATGGCGATCAAGCCTCTGGAGGCGGAAATGATGACGCTTTGCATCGACGGCGGGAAAAAAGCCAAAATGCGGCCGGGAGACGTGCTAGGCGCTCTGACCGGCGATATGGGGCTGGATGGCGCCGACATCGGTAAAATTACCGTGCATCCGGCGCATGTGTATGTTGCGGTGCGCCAGTCGGTGGCGCATCACGCCTGGAAACAGCTGCAAAACGGTAAGATTAAAGGCAAAGCCTGCCGGGTGCGTCTGCTGAAATAA